The genomic stretch TGTGGCCGATGATGCACTACTCTTGCGGCTTACGAGCTTCATTTTAAAAGTTTCTTCACTACGCAATAAGAAAGTCCAAGCACCTTGGTTTTTTGGCTCTTCTTGCACCCAATAATATTGTGCTTTTTTATACTTTTTTCTAATAGCATCCATCTGTTCTTCGGGCAAAGGATATAATTGTTCTATGCGAACAATAACTATATCATTACGTTTGTCGGCCACTTTTTTGGCAAGCAATTCATAATAAATTTTTCCAGTGCAGAATAATACACGTTTTATTTGTGCAGGTTTTGCCTCGTTGTCATCTATTAATTCTACAAAGCCTCCTGTTGTAAAATCTTTCAATTTGCTTATGCATAAAGGATGGCGGAGCAATGATTTCGGAGTCATTACAATTAAAGGTATTCTAAAATTACGGTGCATTTGTCTGCGTAATAAATGAAAATAATTAGCAGGTGTAGACGGATAAGCAACCTGCATATTATAGTTTGCACATAATTGCAGGAAACGTTCGAGACGTGCACTGCTATGCTCGGGGCCTTGTCCCTCTTGCCCATGTGGTAATAACATCACCAATCCATTGGGTGTTTTCCACTTGGCACCTGCTGAGCTGATAAATTGGTCTATAATAATCTGAGCACCGTTTCCAAAATCGCCAAATTGTGCTTCCCATAAGGTTAAACAATTGGGCGTGGCCAATGCATATCCATATTCAAAACCTAAAACCGCATACTCGCTCAACAAAGAATTATATATTTCAAATTTGCCTTTATTGCCCATATTGCTCAAAGGAACATATACTTCTTCAGAGTCTTCTCTTTTAATAACTGCATGGCGGTGACTAAAGGTTCCGCGTTCGCAATCTTGTCCGCTCATTCGCACATCATAACCTTCACTATTCAAAGTAGCATACGCCATTAATTCACCCATGGCCCAGTCATAACTATCATTTTTTATCATGGCTTTTCTATCGCCAAATAATTTTTGTATCTTATTAATGGGTTTAAAATCTGTGGGGATATCTGTGAGTTTTTCTGCTAACTCTTTAAACCGTTTTTGCGTAACTTTTGTATTAGGCGATGGTACCTGAAAATCTTCTTTTGTTGCAATCCCCAATCCTTTCCAATAACTCGCTATGAAGTTAGTCACTTTGCCTGCACCACTTTCTTTCGATTCGTTCAAACGCTCTTGCAACATTTGTCTGAAACCTTGCTCCATTTCTTTGGCAAGGTCAGCTTCTATAGCACCGCTATTTTCTAATTTACTTTTATATATTTCTCTGGGGTTGGGATGTTGCTCAATCAGCTTATATAATAATGGTTGTGTGAAACGGGGTTCATCACCTTCATTATGTCCATATTTTCTGTA from Bacteroidota bacterium encodes the following:
- a CDS encoding 2-oxoglutarate dehydrogenase E1 component, which encodes MITDNYLSNAEIGYIDALYEDYKQNPDSVDFGWRKFFEGFELGQQKNNGPLSVSDDMLKEINVLNLIKGYRTRGHLFTKTNPVRERRKYFPDLSLKNFGLNENDLDKIYNAGVELGIGPATLRNIIIHLEATYCESIGAEYVYIRDPEKIKWLQEKMESTRNQPNFSIEQKRQILKKLNQAVVFENFLHTKFVGQKRFSLEGAETVIPALDAVINAGAELGIEEYIIGMAHRGRLNVLANIMGKTYNDIFKEFEGKVSEGDGLFEGDVKYHLGYSTEYKNHAGKKIKLTLSPNPSHLEAVNPVVQGISRAKLDNDHKGNVDKICPILMHGDASLAGQGIVYEVQQMSGLKAYQTGGTVHIVINNQIGFTTNFIDGRTSTYCTDVAKVTLCPVFHVNGDDVEAVVYAVNLAMEYRQKFDTDVYVDLLGYRKYGHNEGDEPRFTQPLLYKLIEQHPNPREIYKSKLENSGAIEADLAKEMEQGFRQMLQERLNESKESGAGKVTNFIASYWKGLGIATKEDFQVPSPNTKVTQKRFKELAEKLTDIPTDFKPINKIQKLFGDRKAMIKNDSYDWAMGELMAYATLNSEGYDVRMSGQDCERGTFSHRHAVIKREDSEEVYVPLSNMGNKGKFEIYNSLLSEYAVLGFEYGYALATPNCLTLWEAQFGDFGNGAQIIIDQFISSAGAKWKTPNGLVMLLPHGQEGQGPEHSSARLERFLQLCANYNMQVAYPSTPANYFHLLRRQMHRNFRIPLIVMTPKSLLRHPLCISKLKDFTTGGFVELIDDNEAKPAQIKRVLFCTGKIYYELLAKKVADKRNDIVIVRIEQLYPLPEEQMDAIRKKYKKAQYYWVQEEPKNQGAWTFLLRSEETFKMKLVSRKSSASSATGFSKVFAQEQADLLAEAFAK